From Arachis stenosperma cultivar V10309 chromosome 2, arast.V10309.gnm1.PFL2, whole genome shotgun sequence, one genomic window encodes:
- the LOC130962101 gene encoding U-box domain-containing protein 70, producing the protein MAEREGGSSSEMSLKDQGNEFFKSGKYLKAAALYTQAIKQDPSSPTLYSNRAAALLQLDKLNKALDDAEMTIKLKPEWEKGYFRKGSILEAMKRYDDALAAFEIALQYNPQSQEVTKKIKRINQLVREGKRAQEVENMRSNVDMAKHLQALKPELSGKYGSEECWKDMFTFLVETMETAVKSWHETSKLDARVYFLLDKEKTQTDKYAPIVNIDKAFESPHTHGNCFLYLRQYAEESFSKAACLVTPKSIIAYPQVWKGQGSRKWKHAQNDGFFVQFETPSLRKLWFIPSSNEKGQTLCRDPDGLDIGAHEILPRLFKENLPSS; encoded by the exons ATGGCGGAAAGAGAAGGCGGATCGAGTTCGGAGATGTCTCTGAAGGATCAGGGCAACGAGTTCTTCAAGTCAGGCAAGTACCTCAAAGCTGCCGCACTCTACACTCAAGCCATTAAGCAAGACCCTTCAAGCCCTACTCTTTATAG TAATCGTGCTGCAGCATTGCTGCAATTGGATAAGCTCAACAAAGCTCTTGATGATGCTGAGAtgacaataaaattaaaaccagAATGGGAAAAG GGATATTTCAGGAAGGGGAGTATATTAGAAGCCATGAAGCGATATGATGAT GCATTGGCTGCCTTTGAGATAGCTTTGCAGTATAACCCGCAAAGTCAAGAAGTAACAAAAAAGATAAAGAGGATAAACCAACTAGTAAGGGAAGGTAAGCGAGCTCAAGAAGTGGAGAACATGAGATCTAATGTCGACATGGCCAAACATTTACAAGCATTGAAACCTGAATTG TCTGGAAAATATGGATCTGAAGAGTGCTGGAAGGACATGTTTACATTCCTTGTTGAGACCATGGAAACTGCTGTAAAATCATGGCATGAGACCTCTAAACTGGATGCTAGAGTTTACTTTCTTCTTGATAAGGAAAAGACACAGACAGATAAATATGCCCCAATTGTGAATATTGACAAG GCATTTGAATCACCACATACTCATGGCAATTGCTTTTTGTATCTTAGACAGTATGCTGAGGAGTCTTTCTCCAAAGCAGCCTGCTTAGTGACTCCTAAAAGCATCATTGCTTATCCACAG GTCTGGAAAGGCCAAGGATCAAGGAAGTGGAAACATGCGCAAAATGATGGCTTCTTTGTTCAATTTGAGACACCTTCTCTACGAAAGCTCTGGTTTATTCCAAGTTCCAAT